One window of the Frankiales bacterium genome contains the following:
- a CDS encoding glutamate racemase, translating into MTDSPIGIFDSGVGGLTVARAVLDQLPHEPVLYVGDTARGPYGPRPIPEVRAFALDVMDHLVDQGVKLLVIACNSASAAVLRDARERYAVPVVEVIQPAVRRAARVTRNGRVGVIGTRATVTSGAYADAFAAAPHIELVQQACPRFVEFVEEGVTGGPELQAVAHEYLDPVSAQGVDTLVLGCTHYPLLSGVISYVVGEEVTLVNSADETALDVYRTLVAHGLERDPSLPPPVHRFRATGDPAPFSTLARRFLGPEVIDVEHAVEVFG; encoded by the coding sequence GTGACGGACTCGCCCATCGGCATCTTCGACTCGGGGGTCGGCGGTCTCACGGTGGCCCGGGCCGTCCTCGACCAGCTCCCGCACGAGCCGGTGCTCTACGTCGGCGACACCGCGCGCGGCCCCTACGGCCCGCGCCCCATCCCCGAGGTGCGCGCCTTCGCCCTCGACGTGATGGACCACCTCGTCGACCAGGGCGTCAAGCTGCTCGTGATCGCGTGCAACTCCGCGAGCGCCGCCGTCCTGCGCGACGCGCGCGAGCGCTACGCGGTGCCCGTCGTCGAGGTGATCCAGCCCGCGGTCCGCCGCGCCGCGCGGGTGACCCGCAACGGCCGGGTCGGCGTCATCGGCACGCGGGCGACGGTCACCAGCGGGGCCTACGCCGACGCCTTCGCCGCGGCGCCGCACATCGAGCTGGTGCAGCAGGCCTGCCCGCGGTTCGTCGAGTTCGTCGAGGAGGGCGTCACCGGCGGCCCCGAGCTCCAGGCGGTCGCGCACGAGTACCTCGACCCCGTGAGCGCGCAGGGCGTCGACACCCTCGTGCTCGGCTGCACGCACTACCCGCTGCTGTCCGGCGTCATCTCCTATGTCGTGGGCGAGGAGGTCACCCTGGTCAACAGCGCCGACGAGACCGCGCTCGACGTCTACCGCACCCTCGTGGCCCACGGGCTCGAGCGCGACCCGTCGCTCCCGCCGCCGGTTCACCGCTTCCGTGCCACGGGCGACCCCGCCCCGTTCTCCACCCTGGCCCGGCGGTTCCTCGGCCCCGAGGTGATCGACGTCGAGCACGCCGTCGAGGTGTTCGGCTGA
- a CDS encoding DUF2510 domain-containing protein, protein MSSAPGWYADPAAEDRVRYWDGTAWSAESHPVPGSVAALVLDPPHEVLPDVVEEPDETPVPWWRRPAVAAGATAVSVVLLVAGGVAWRALSASEPPPQPVATSGPALKAAGAGRQLDGFRPPEDVPEVGVHAAPAPHGTVLTAATLAGWCGAAAATDGTRIARRTWTVTMPAGHPGARVEAVAYADADRARAAFEEFGAHAQACAGRSTVGTRTVRWSPVSFEQLAVGGDGSVAARAVVATDTRTRGTPTRRAYTMTVAAQRGQFLALVTSTQATPFTPGDLERLRLLWVDQTAFLDGTP, encoded by the coding sequence ATGTCGAGTGCGCCGGGCTGGTACGCCGACCCCGCGGCCGAGGACCGCGTGCGCTACTGGGACGGGACGGCCTGGTCGGCCGAGTCGCACCCCGTCCCGGGCAGCGTCGCGGCGCTCGTCCTCGACCCGCCCCACGAGGTGCTGCCCGACGTCGTCGAGGAGCCTGACGAGACCCCCGTCCCCTGGTGGCGCCGCCCGGCCGTGGCCGCCGGGGCGACCGCGGTGTCGGTCGTCCTGCTGGTCGCGGGCGGCGTGGCCTGGCGGGCGCTCTCGGCGTCCGAGCCGCCGCCGCAGCCGGTCGCGACCTCCGGCCCGGCGCTCAAGGCGGCGGGCGCGGGCCGCCAGCTCGACGGGTTCCGGCCGCCCGAGGACGTGCCGGAGGTGGGGGTCCACGCGGCACCCGCACCGCACGGCACCGTGCTGACGGCCGCCACGCTGGCCGGCTGGTGCGGCGCCGCGGCGGCCACCGACGGCACCCGCATCGCGCGGCGGACCTGGACCGTCACGATGCCGGCAGGCCATCCGGGCGCGCGCGTGGAGGCGGTCGCCTACGCCGACGCCGACCGGGCCCGGGCCGCGTTCGAGGAGTTCGGGGCGCACGCCCAGGCGTGCGCCGGGCGCAGCACGGTGGGCACGCGCACCGTGCGCTGGTCGCCGGTGTCGTTCGAGCAGCTGGCCGTGGGCGGCGACGGCTCGGTGGCGGCGCGGGCCGTGGTGGCCACGGACACCCGGACCCGCGGCACCCCGACGCGGCGCGCCTACACGATGACGGTCGCCGCGCAGCGGGGGCAGTTCCTGGCGCTGGTCACCAGCACCCAGGCCACGCCGTTCACGCCCGGGGACCTCGAGCGGCTGCGCCTGCTCTGGGTGGACCAGACGGCGTTCCTCGACGGGACGCCCTGA
- a CDS encoding cysteine synthase — translation MRYESLLASVGRTPLVGLPRLSPSDDVRLWAKLEDRNPTGSIKDRAALAMVEAAEKEGLLRPGSTILEPTSGNTGISLAMASRLKGYRLVCVMPENTSVERRQLLRMWGAEIVSSPAAGGSNEAVRVAKQLAEEHPDWVMLYQYGNPANAGAHYDTTGPEILEDLPSITHFVAGLGTTGTLMGTGRYLREHRPGIEIVAAEPRYGELVYGLRNIDEGFVPELYDPQVLTTRYSVGPRDAVRRTRQLLEEEGIFAGISTGAILHAALGIAARVVKAGGTADIAFVVCDGGWKYLSTGAYEGTLDDAEDAIDGQLWA, via the coding sequence GTGCGCTACGAGTCGCTGCTCGCCTCCGTCGGCCGCACGCCGCTGGTGGGCCTGCCGCGGCTCTCGCCGTCCGACGACGTCCGGCTCTGGGCCAAGCTCGAGGACCGCAACCCCACGGGGTCCATCAAGGACCGCGCCGCGCTCGCGATGGTGGAGGCCGCGGAGAAGGAGGGGCTGCTGCGCCCCGGCTCGACGATCCTCGAGCCGACCAGCGGCAACACCGGCATCTCGCTGGCGATGGCCTCGCGCCTCAAGGGCTACCGGCTCGTGTGCGTGATGCCCGAGAACACCTCGGTGGAGCGGCGCCAGCTGCTGCGGATGTGGGGCGCGGAGATCGTCTCCTCGCCGGCCGCTGGCGGCTCGAACGAGGCGGTCCGGGTGGCCAAGCAGCTCGCCGAGGAGCACCCGGACTGGGTGATGCTCTACCAGTACGGCAACCCGGCCAACGCCGGCGCGCACTACGACACCACCGGCCCGGAGATCCTCGAGGACCTGCCCTCGATCACGCACTTCGTCGCCGGGCTCGGCACCACGGGCACGCTCATGGGCACCGGCCGCTACCTGCGCGAGCACCGTCCCGGCATCGAGATCGTCGCGGCCGAGCCGCGCTACGGCGAGCTCGTCTACGGGCTGCGCAACATCGACGAGGGCTTCGTCCCCGAGCTCTACGACCCCCAGGTGCTCACCACCCGGTACTCCGTGGGTCCGCGCGACGCCGTGCGCCGCACCCGGCAGCTGCTGGAGGAGGAGGGCATCTTCGCCGGCATCTCCACCGGCGCGATCCTGCACGCCGCGCTGGGCATCGCGGCGCGGGTCGTGAAGGCCGGCGGCACTGCCGACATCGCGTTCGTCGTCTGCGACGGCGGCTGGAAGTACCTCTCGACCGGCGCCTACGAGGGCACCCTCGACGACGCCGAGGACGCCATCGACGGGCAGCTCTGGGCCTGA
- a CDS encoding molybdopterin synthase sulfur carrier subunit: MTIEVRIPTILRTYTDGARAVEGSGETLRALLADLETRHPGIHDRIVDDAGLRRFVNVYLNDEDVRFLDGIDTKLGDGDVVTVLPAVAGG; encoded by the coding sequence ATGACCATCGAGGTCCGCATCCCGACCATCCTGCGCACCTACACCGACGGCGCGCGCGCGGTCGAGGGGTCCGGCGAGACGCTGCGCGCGCTGCTCGCCGACCTCGAGACCCGCCACCCCGGGATCCACGACCGGATCGTCGACGACGCCGGGCTGCGCCGGTTCGTCAACGTGTACCTCAACGACGAGGACGTCCGCTTCCTCGACGGCATCGACACCAAGCTCGGCGACGGCGACGTCGTCACCGTGCTGCCCGCGGTCGCAGGGGGCTGA
- a CDS encoding peptidase produces MLTIRRDLVDAMVAHARQDHPDEACGVIAGPAGTDRPERFVPMVNAARSPTFYEFDSMDLLRLYREMDERDEVPVVVYHSHTATEAYPSRTDVSYASEPDAHYVLVSTRETGSEDGPYELRSFRIVDGVVTEEPVRVV; encoded by the coding sequence ATGCTCACGATCCGCCGGGACCTCGTCGACGCCATGGTCGCCCACGCCCGCCAGGACCACCCCGACGAGGCGTGCGGCGTCATCGCCGGCCCGGCCGGCACCGACCGGCCCGAGCGGTTCGTCCCCATGGTCAACGCCGCGCGCTCGCCGACGTTCTACGAGTTCGACTCGATGGACCTGCTGCGCCTGTACCGGGAGATGGACGAGCGCGACGAGGTGCCGGTCGTCGTCTACCACTCGCACACGGCCACCGAGGCCTACCCCTCGCGCACCGACGTCTCCTACGCCTCCGAGCCCGACGCCCACTACGTGCTCGTGTCCACGCGCGAGACAGGCTCGGAGGACGGCCCCTACGAGCTGCGGTCGTTCCGCATCGTCGACGGCGTCGTCACCGAGGAGCCGGTGCGGGTGGTCTGA
- a CDS encoding DUF2017 family protein: protein MGVHGFRRSLTGRVQLRADEVERSILLDLVGQLEEFVAPDDDWADADPLAQLVGIDPEAQRPDDPALARLFPDAYRDDDDAAAEFRRFTERSLRDTKLAHARTVAGTLRRSGDKLVLTEAEAQSWLGTLNDLRLTLGSRLGVQEDNHDEFLALPEDHPLVALYHVYDWLTYLQETLVHALTGLDPGLDDEPDGTASGEG, encoded by the coding sequence ATGGGCGTGCACGGCTTCCGGCGCAGCCTCACCGGCCGCGTGCAGCTGCGCGCGGACGAGGTGGAGCGCAGCATCCTGCTCGACCTCGTCGGCCAGCTCGAGGAGTTCGTCGCCCCCGACGACGACTGGGCCGACGCCGACCCGCTCGCGCAGCTCGTGGGGATCGACCCCGAGGCGCAGCGGCCGGACGACCCGGCCCTGGCTCGGCTGTTCCCCGACGCCTATCGCGACGACGACGACGCGGCCGCGGAGTTCCGCCGGTTCACCGAGCGCTCGCTGCGCGACACCAAGCTGGCGCACGCCCGCACGGTGGCCGGCACGCTGCGCCGTTCGGGCGACAAGCTCGTGCTCACCGAGGCCGAGGCCCAGTCCTGGCTCGGGACGCTCAACGACCTGCGCCTCACCCTCGGCAGCCGGCTGGGGGTGCAGGAGGACAACCACGACGAGTTCCTGGCCCTGCCCGAGGACCACCCGCTGGTGGCGCTCTACCACGTCTACGACTGGCTGACCTACCTGCAGGAGACGCTGGTCCACGCGCTGACCGGCCTGGACCCCGGGCTCGACGACGAGCCGGACGGCACGGCCAGCGGCGAGGGGTGA
- the clpS gene encoding ATP-dependent Clp protease adapter ClpS, which translates to MGTAPVELERPDVDDVTAPENPWVTIVWNDPVNLMSYVTYVFMTYFKYPREKAESLMRSVHYEGRAVVSSGSREEMERDVTAMHSYGLWATLQKDD; encoded by the coding sequence GTGGGAACCGCGCCGGTCGAGCTCGAGCGGCCGGACGTCGACGACGTCACGGCGCCGGAGAACCCGTGGGTCACCATCGTCTGGAACGACCCGGTCAACCTCATGTCCTACGTCACGTACGTGTTCATGACCTACTTCAAGTACCCACGGGAGAAGGCCGAGAGCCTCATGCGCAGCGTCCACTACGAGGGACGGGCCGTGGTGTCGAGCGGGTCGCGCGAGGAGATGGAGCGCGACGTCACCGCGATGCACTCCTACGGCCTCTGGGCGACGCTGCAGAAGGACGACTGA
- a CDS encoding aminotransferase class V-fold PLP-dependent enzyme translates to MHGPYGPRRVTYADYTASGRALGFIEDFIRAEVLPRYANTHTESSGTGLQTTRLREDARAIVHESLGCGEDAVVIFCGSGSTGAIDKLVGILGLRIPADLDRRYGFSAQIPPEQRPVVFIGPYEHHSNELPWRESIADVVQIPEDADGHIDAVRLEAELVAHADRPLKIGSFSAASNVTGIMTDTRGIASLLHRHGALSFWDYAAAAPYLDIDMSADPADPLSYKDAVMLSPHKFVGGPGTPGVLGVRRDLLTNSVPVVVGGGTVAYVNPAEHVYLSDPVHREEAGTPAIVESIRAGMVFGLKRSVGTDVIRAHESDFLRRAVEAWNQHENIEILGNKDAERLSIVSFTVRRPGGRYLHHNLVVAVLNDLFGIQSRGGCSCAGPYGHRLLGIDLERSHEFEREITHGCEGIKPGWVRVNFNYFISDAVFEYVVQAVGLIADHGWKLVPHYRFDLASGRWRHKDGPVEPPLRLSQVSYVDGVLTYPCHDDRAPESDLAGYLRFAHELMDGLPDPGEEVARSRVSEDFEHLRWFELPDVCLT, encoded by the coding sequence ATGCACGGCCCCTACGGCCCGCGCCGGGTGACCTACGCCGACTACACCGCGTCCGGCCGCGCGCTGGGCTTCATCGAGGACTTCATCCGCGCCGAGGTCCTGCCGCGCTACGCCAACACCCACACCGAGAGCAGCGGCACGGGGCTTCAGACCACGCGGCTGCGCGAGGACGCGCGCGCGATCGTGCACGAGAGCCTCGGGTGCGGCGAGGACGCCGTCGTCATCTTCTGCGGCTCGGGCTCCACGGGCGCGATCGACAAGCTGGTGGGGATCCTCGGGCTGCGCATCCCAGCCGACCTCGACCGCCGCTACGGCTTCTCCGCGCAGATCCCGCCCGAGCAGCGGCCGGTGGTGTTCATCGGCCCCTACGAGCACCACTCCAACGAGCTGCCCTGGCGCGAGTCGATCGCGGACGTGGTGCAGATCCCGGAGGACGCCGACGGCCACATCGACGCCGTCCGCCTCGAGGCCGAGCTCGTGGCCCACGCGGACCGCCCGCTCAAGATCGGGTCGTTCAGCGCCGCGTCGAACGTCACCGGGATCATGACCGACACCCGCGGCATCGCCTCGCTCCTGCACCGGCACGGCGCGCTGTCGTTCTGGGACTACGCGGCCGCCGCGCCCTACCTCGACATCGACATGTCCGCGGATCCGGCGGACCCGCTCTCGTACAAGGACGCGGTGATGCTCTCGCCGCACAAGTTCGTGGGCGGCCCCGGCACGCCGGGAGTGCTCGGCGTGCGCCGCGACCTGCTCACCAACTCGGTGCCCGTCGTCGTCGGCGGCGGCACGGTCGCCTACGTCAACCCGGCCGAGCACGTCTACCTCTCCGACCCCGTGCACCGCGAGGAGGCCGGCACGCCGGCCATCGTGGAGTCGATCCGGGCAGGCATGGTGTTCGGCCTCAAGCGCAGCGTGGGCACCGACGTCATCCGGGCCCACGAGTCGGACTTCCTGCGCCGGGCCGTGGAGGCCTGGAACCAGCACGAGAACATCGAGATCCTCGGCAACAAGGACGCCGAGCGCCTCTCGATCGTGTCGTTCACGGTCCGCCGGCCCGGCGGGCGCTACCTGCACCACAACCTCGTGGTCGCCGTCCTCAACGACCTGTTCGGCATCCAGAGCCGCGGGGGCTGCTCCTGCGCCGGCCCGTACGGCCACCGGCTGCTGGGCATCGACCTCGAGCGCAGCCACGAGTTCGAGCGCGAGATCACCCACGGGTGCGAGGGCATCAAGCCCGGCTGGGTGCGCGTGAACTTCAACTACTTCATCAGCGACGCGGTGTTCGAGTACGTCGTGCAGGCCGTGGGACTGATCGCCGACCACGGCTGGAAGCTCGTCCCCCACTACCGGTTCGACCTCGCCTCGGGCCGCTGGCGGCACAAGGACGGCCCGGTCGAGCCCCCGCTGCGGCTGTCCCAGGTCTCCTACGTCGACGGCGTCCTCACCTACCCCTGCCACGACGACCGGGCGCCGGAGTCCGACCTCGCCGGCTACCTCCGCTTCGCGCACGAGCTCATGGACGGCCTCCCCGACCCGGGCGAGGAGGTCGCCCGCAGCCGGGTCAGCGAGGACTTCGAGCACCTGCGCTGGTTCGAGCTGCCCGACGTCTGCCTCACCTGA
- a CDS encoding GNAT family N-acetyltransferase: MLTTRLVSLDDAAELAAVAAAEREFLAPWEPARTPEWFTEAGQATAVALVLDDHSRGGALPHVIVEEDDAGGSARIVGRITLSGIVRGPFLSANLGYWVRRDCTGRGVATRAAARMVGIAFGELGLHRLQAGTLRHNHASQKVLARNGFERFGLAPRYLRIAGTWQDHVLFQLLNEQG; this comes from the coding sequence GTGCTGACGACGAGGCTGGTCTCGCTCGACGACGCCGCGGAGCTCGCCGCCGTCGCGGCGGCCGAGCGGGAGTTCCTGGCGCCTTGGGAGCCGGCGCGGACCCCCGAGTGGTTCACCGAGGCGGGCCAGGCCACGGCCGTGGCCCTCGTGCTCGACGACCACTCGCGCGGCGGGGCGCTGCCGCACGTGATCGTGGAGGAGGACGACGCCGGCGGGAGCGCGCGGATCGTCGGGCGCATCACGCTGAGCGGCATCGTGCGCGGGCCGTTCCTGTCGGCGAACCTCGGCTACTGGGTCCGCCGCGACTGCACCGGCCGCGGCGTCGCGACGCGGGCTGCCGCGCGGATGGTGGGCATCGCCTTCGGCGAGCTGGGCCTGCACCGGCTCCAGGCGGGCACGCTGCGGCACAATCACGCCTCGCAGAAGGTGCTGGCCCGCAACGGCTTCGAGCGCTTCGGCCTCGCGCCGCGCTACCTGCGCATCGCGGGCACGTGGCAGGACCACGTGCTCTTCCAGCTGCTGAACGAGCAGGGCTGA
- a CDS encoding homogentisate 1,2-dioxygenase → MPYYRRVGDVPRKRHTQHRRPDGGLYAEELVGIEGFSHDSALLYHRHLPTAIVDAVAVPEADPGLAPNLPLLPAHYRTHDVPMDGDVDAVTGRRVLLGNGDVRLSYVAATAPSPLYRNAIGDEVLYVESGAGIVETSYGVLTVSEGDYVLLPTSTTHRVLPSGPDPLRLLVVAASGHVGPPRRYLSPRGQFLEHSPYCERDVRGPEATFEVEGTDVDVLVRTRQGLTRYTYAHHPFDVVGWDGCNYPWVVSIHDFEPITGRLHQPPPVHQMFEGPGFVVCSFVPRLFDYHPLSIPAPYNHANVDSDEVLFYCGGDFMSRKGAGIGMGSVSLHPAGFTHGPQPGSVEASIGAPSTAELAVMVDTFRPLEIGSAARAAEDPAYPWTWSGRSPR, encoded by the coding sequence ATGCCGTACTACCGCCGGGTCGGGGACGTGCCCCGCAAGCGCCACACGCAGCACCGTCGGCCCGACGGCGGCCTCTACGCCGAGGAGCTCGTCGGCATCGAGGGCTTCAGCCACGACTCCGCGCTGCTCTACCACCGGCACCTGCCGACCGCCATCGTCGACGCCGTCGCCGTGCCCGAGGCCGACCCGGGCCTCGCGCCGAACCTGCCGCTGCTGCCCGCGCACTACCGCACCCACGACGTCCCGATGGACGGCGACGTCGACGCCGTCACGGGCCGGCGCGTGCTGCTCGGCAACGGCGACGTCCGGCTCTCCTACGTCGCCGCCACCGCGCCGAGCCCGCTGTACCGCAACGCGATCGGCGACGAGGTGCTCTACGTCGAGTCCGGGGCGGGCATCGTCGAGACGTCCTACGGCGTGCTCACGGTCTCCGAGGGCGACTACGTGCTGCTCCCGACGTCGACGACGCACCGCGTGCTCCCCAGCGGCCCCGACCCGCTGCGGCTGCTGGTGGTCGCGGCCTCCGGCCACGTGGGGCCGCCCCGCCGCTACCTCTCGCCGCGCGGGCAGTTCCTCGAGCACTCCCCGTACTGCGAGCGCGACGTGCGCGGCCCCGAGGCCACGTTCGAGGTGGAGGGGACCGACGTCGACGTCCTCGTGCGGACGCGCCAGGGCCTCACCCGCTACACGTACGCCCACCATCCCTTCGACGTCGTCGGGTGGGACGGCTGCAACTACCCGTGGGTGGTCTCGATCCACGACTTCGAGCCGATCACCGGCCGCCTGCACCAGCCGCCGCCGGTGCACCAGATGTTCGAGGGACCCGGCTTCGTCGTGTGCTCCTTCGTGCCGCGGCTGTTCGACTACCACCCGCTGTCGATCCCCGCGCCGTACAACCACGCCAACGTCGACAGCGACGAGGTGCTCTTCTACTGCGGCGGCGACTTCATGAGCCGCAAGGGCGCGGGCATCGGGATGGGGTCGGTCTCGCTGCACCCGGCCGGGTTCACCCACGGGCCCCAGCCGGGCAGCGTGGAGGCCTCGATCGGCGCGCCCTCCACGGCCGAGCTCGCGGTGATGGTCGACACGTTCCGCCCGCTGGAGATCGGCTCGGCGGCCCGCGCGGCCGAGGACCCGGCCTACCCCTGGACCTGGTCGGGCCGCAGCCCTCGCTGA
- the fahA gene encoding fumarylacetoacetase: MMGTWVPGADGSGFGVAHLPYGVVSHAGGHRELAVRIGDQALSLARLHDAGLLDGLLLHATGVFDTGSLDGLLARGPQAWALVRERLQSLLTDPDAQDRARAALLPLGDVSVHLPWTVADYVDFYSSEHHATNVGRIFRPDGDALTPNWKHLPIGYHGRAGTVMVSGTDVVRPSGQRKAPDEEQPTFGPCRRLDVEVEVGFVVGTPSPQGTAVAADAFTDHVFGVVLLNDWSARDIQAWEYVPLGPFLGKSFATSVSAWVTPLAALAAARVPPPVQDPVPLPYLADPDPWSLDLRLSLALERGGSSAVVSRPPFAGMYWTPGQQLAHLTVNGASLRTGDLFASGTVSGAQRDERGSFLELAWGGREPLPVEGVGEVAFLEDGDVVTIRGEARATDGGMLSLGEVVGRVVAAR; encoded by the coding sequence GTGATGGGCACCTGGGTGCCGGGCGCGGACGGCTCCGGGTTCGGCGTCGCGCACCTGCCCTACGGCGTCGTCTCGCACGCCGGCGGCCACCGCGAGCTCGCGGTGCGCATCGGCGACCAGGCGCTCTCCCTGGCCCGGCTCCACGACGCCGGGCTGCTCGACGGCCTGCTCCTGCACGCGACCGGCGTGTTCGACACCGGCTCGCTCGACGGGCTGCTGGCCCGCGGGCCGCAGGCGTGGGCGCTGGTGCGCGAGCGGCTGCAGTCGCTGCTCACCGACCCCGACGCGCAGGACCGGGCCCGCGCGGCGCTGCTGCCGCTCGGTGACGTATCCGTCCACCTGCCGTGGACCGTGGCCGACTACGTCGACTTCTACTCCAGCGAGCACCACGCCACCAACGTCGGGCGCATCTTCCGCCCCGACGGCGACGCGCTCACCCCCAACTGGAAGCACCTGCCCATCGGCTACCACGGCCGCGCGGGGACCGTCATGGTGTCGGGCACCGACGTCGTGCGCCCCTCGGGCCAGCGCAAGGCCCCGGACGAGGAGCAGCCGACGTTCGGCCCGTGCCGCCGCCTCGACGTCGAGGTGGAGGTGGGCTTCGTGGTGGGGACGCCGTCGCCGCAGGGCACCGCGGTGGCCGCCGACGCGTTCACCGACCACGTGTTCGGCGTCGTCCTGCTCAACGACTGGTCGGCCCGCGACATCCAGGCCTGGGAGTACGTGCCCCTCGGGCCGTTCCTCGGCAAGTCCTTCGCCACCAGCGTGTCTGCCTGGGTCACGCCGCTGGCCGCCCTCGCGGCGGCGCGGGTCCCGCCGCCGGTGCAGGACCCGGTCCCGCTGCCCTACCTGGCCGACCCGGACCCGTGGTCGCTGGACCTGCGGCTCTCGCTCGCGCTCGAGCGCGGCGGATCCTCGGCGGTGGTCTCGCGGCCGCCGTTCGCGGGGATGTACTGGACGCCGGGGCAGCAGCTGGCGCACCTCACGGTCAACGGCGCGTCCCTGCGCACGGGCGACCTGTTCGCCAGCGGCACGGTGAGCGGTGCGCAGCGCGACGAGCGCGGCTCCTTCCTCGAGCTGGCCTGGGGCGGGCGCGAGCCGCTGCCCGTCGAGGGCGTCGGCGAGGTGGCGTTCCTGGAGGACGGCGACGTCGTCACCATCCGCGGCGAGGCGAGGGCGACCGACGGCGGGATGCTCTCGCTCGGCGAGGTCGTCGGCCGCGTCGTGGCCGCCCGGTAG
- a CDS encoding glycoside hydrolase family 15 protein, with the protein MSRIEDYALLGDLHTAALVSTAGSVDWMCLPHFDSPACFAALLDDAEAGRWLLAPADGGETSRRRYVEGTLVLETEWETGDGAVRVRDFMPPRSDVPRLVRIVEGVRGSVPMTCELRLRFDYGRIVPWVRAAEQGIEAVAGPDRVRLRTPVETEGRDRTTVAEFTVHEGERVPFVLTWSPSHEDPPDEIDADDALEATTAFWRDWLDGSDRIGGRYAEPVARSLITLKALTYHPTGGIVAAATTSLPERIGGERNWDYRFCWLRDSTYTLQALIAAGFHDEAKAWREWLLRAVAGDPSTLQIMYAIDGTRRLPEMDLPWLSGYEGSTPVRVGNAASGQLQLDVWGETLDGLALVRDAGLRAGHDAWDVQVALMEHLEGAWDQPDNGIWEMRGRRRHFTHSKVMAWVAADRMARAVRRFDLPGHAKRWEALRETIHADVMKHGYDADRRTFVQSYGSEALDASLLKIPRVGFLPPDDPAVLGTIDAIQRDLTKDGFVLRYRTGGSDDGMTGDEGVFLACSFWLVDALHGAGRRDEAVALFERLLGLRNEVGLLSEEYDPGTGRQLGNTPQALSHLSLVVSALQLEAGEASRSDELLAQR; encoded by the coding sequence ATGAGCCGGATCGAGGACTACGCCCTGCTCGGAGACCTGCACACGGCTGCGCTGGTGAGCACGGCCGGCTCGGTCGACTGGATGTGCCTGCCGCACTTCGACTCCCCCGCGTGCTTCGCCGCCCTGCTCGACGATGCCGAGGCGGGTCGCTGGCTGCTCGCGCCCGCCGACGGGGGCGAGACGTCGCGCCGCCGGTACGTCGAGGGCACGCTCGTGCTCGAGACCGAGTGGGAGACCGGCGACGGCGCGGTGCGCGTCCGGGACTTCATGCCGCCGCGCAGCGACGTGCCGCGGCTGGTGCGCATCGTGGAGGGCGTGCGCGGCAGCGTGCCGATGACCTGCGAGCTGCGCCTGCGCTTCGACTACGGCCGCATCGTGCCGTGGGTGCGCGCGGCGGAGCAGGGCATCGAGGCGGTCGCCGGACCGGACCGGGTGCGCCTGCGCACCCCCGTGGAGACGGAGGGCCGCGACCGCACGACCGTGGCCGAGTTCACCGTGCACGAGGGCGAGCGGGTGCCCTTCGTGCTCACCTGGAGCCCGAGCCACGAGGACCCGCCGGACGAGATCGACGCCGACGACGCCCTCGAGGCGACCACGGCGTTCTGGCGCGACTGGCTCGACGGCAGCGACCGCATCGGCGGTCGCTACGCGGAGCCGGTCGCCAGGTCGCTCATCACGCTCAAGGCCCTCACCTACCACCCGACGGGCGGCATCGTCGCGGCGGCGACGACCTCGCTGCCGGAGCGGATCGGCGGCGAGCGCAACTGGGACTACCGCTTCTGCTGGCTGCGCGACTCGACGTACACGCTCCAGGCGCTGATCGCGGCGGGGTTCCACGACGAGGCCAAGGCCTGGCGCGAGTGGCTCCTGCGCGCGGTGGCGGGAGACCCCTCGACGCTCCAGATCATGTACGCCATCGACGGCACCCGCCGGCTCCCGGAGATGGACCTGCCGTGGCTCTCGGGCTACGAGGGGTCGACGCCGGTGCGCGTGGGCAACGCGGCGTCCGGCCAGCTCCAGCTCGACGTGTGGGGCGAGACCCTCGACGGCCTCGCGCTCGTGCGCGACGCCGGCCTGCGTGCGGGACACGACGCGTGGGACGTCCAGGTGGCGCTCATGGAGCACCTCGAGGGCGCCTGGGACCAGCCGGACAACGGCATCTGGGAGATGCGCGGCCGGCGCCGGCACTTCACGCACTCCAAGGTGATGGCCTGGGTCGCCGCCGACCGGATGGCGCGGGCCGTCCGGCGCTTCGACCTGCCCGGACACGCGAAGCGCTGGGAGGCGCTGCGCGAGACGATCCACGCCGACGTCATGAAGCACGGCTACGACGCCGACCGCCGCACGTTCGTGCAGTCCTACGGCAGCGAGGCCCTGGACGCGAGCCTGCTCAAGATCCCCCGGGTGGGCTTCCTCCCGCCGGACGACCCGGCCGTGCTCGGCACCATCGACGCGATCCAGCGCGACCTCACGAAGGACGGCTTCGTCCTGCGCTACCGCACCGGCGGGTCCGACGACGGCATGACCGGCGACGAGGGCGTGTTCCTCGCCTGCTCGTTCTGGCTCGTCGACGCGCTGCACGGCGCCGGACGGCGGGACGAGGCGGTCGCGCTGTTCGAGCGACTCCTCGGGCTGCGCAACGAGGTGGGGCTGCTCAGCGAGGAGTACGACCCCGGCACCGGACGCCAGCTGGGCAACACCCCGCAGGCGCTGAGCCACCTCTCGCTGGTGGTCAGCGCGCTCCAGCTCGAGGCCGGCGAGGCCAGCCGCAGCGACGAGCTGCTCGCCCAGCGCTGA